In Malus sylvestris chromosome 16, drMalSylv7.2, whole genome shotgun sequence, the following are encoded in one genomic region:
- the LOC126607386 gene encoding uncharacterized protein LOC126607386, whose product MPFNLRQVPSLMDSEEVSVKGSVANLILRWSLGLLLLIVAFFSLSLLVAFVAVFVANSSIPSSISVSSQCRIVSSSVDLKSSKVCELGLFNYKAKHVFYPFQGRRFRCRYDYYWASIFKVEYKDQSSGQTQLALAEAPNEALPLNCRPNFGAAWLTKDKFKVNETYDCWYTYGISKVSLYHDGFFSCQAKDPSTFEMIRRYRILATKILHSWIVSQKRGGLWRWETIAGVISGFLTSLISIIFVRLLQQMKFRLPQILAARVLTTGFRRTCLLVAYISFAGWLAVQYGKRLGLPEIIVLFKNS is encoded by the exons ATGCCCTTTAATTTACGCCAAGTACCAAGCTTAATGGATTCTGAGGAGGTCTCTGTGAAGGGCAGCGTGGCCAATTTAATACTCCGGTGGTCTCTGGGTCTCCTTCTCCTTATCGTTGCTTTCTTTTCACTATCGCTGTTGGTCGCCTTCGTCGCCGTTTTCGTCGCCAATTCTTCAATTCCGAGCTCAATTTCAGTGTCCTCTCAGTGCAGGATCGTCTCAAGCa GTGTTGATCTTAAGTCTTCTAAAGTGTGTGAGCTTGGACTGTTCAATTATAAAGCCAAGCATGTGTTTTATCCTTTTCAAGGAAGAAGGTTTCGATGCCGTTATGATTACTACTGGGCTTCAATTTTTAAG GTGGAATACAAAGATCAGTCTTCCGGTCAGACTCAGCTTGCATTggctgaggctccaaatgaggCCCTTCCTCTTAATTGCAGACCTAATTTTGGTGCTGCATGGTTGACCAAAGATAAATTCAAG GTCAATGAAACTTATGACTGCTGGTACACGTATGGCATTTCCAAAGTTAGCTTATATCATGATGGTTTCTTCAGTTGCCAAGCTAAAGATCCGTCTACATTTGAGATGATTAGAAGATATCGCATCCT GGCGACGAAGATTTTACACTCCTGGATTGTCAGCCAGAAACGAGGTGGGTTATGGAGGTGGGAAACAATAGCTGGAGTTATTAGTGGGTTTTTAACTTCTTTAATCTCCATAATCTTTGTTAGACTCCTGCAGCAAATGAAATTTAGGTTGCCTCAGATTTTAGCCGCAAGAGTGCTTACTACCGGCTTCAGGCGCACTTGTTTACTTGTGGCATACATTTCTTTTGCGGGTTGGCTGGCTGTCCAGTATGGGAAAAGGCTTGGCCTCCCGGAGATAATCGTACTTTTTAAGAACTCTTGA
- the LOC126609343 gene encoding COP9 signalosome complex subunit 6a-like: MAKQNEHEMHVIDGIPQLIFVSSSYTIETVEAERISVDHVAHLKPSDGGSAATQLAAHLTGIHSAIKMLNSRIRVLHHYLLAMQKGDIPCENSLLRQVSSLLRRLPAIESGKFQDDFLMEYNDTLLITYLAVLTNCSSTTNELVDKFNTAYDRHSRRGGRTAYF; encoded by the exons atggccaAACAGAATGAGCACG AGATGCATGTCATTGATGGGATTCCACAGCTAATCTTTGTCAGCTCAAGCTATACCATTGAG ACGGTGGAAGCTGAGCGCATTTCAGTTGATCATGTTGCCCATCTTAAACCATCTGATGGAGGTTCAGCAGCAACTCAAT TGGCTGCTCATCTTACAGGAATCCACAGTGCTATCAAGATGCTAAATAGCAGAATTAGAGTGCTTCATCACTATCTTCTTGCTATGCAGAAAG GTGACATACCTTGTGAAAATTCACTGCTACGACAAGTATCAAGTCTTTTGAGAAGGTTGCCTGCCATAGAATCGGGGAAATTTCAAGATGACTTTTTGATG gaATACAATG ACACTTTGTTGATTACATATTTGGCTGTTCTGACCAACTGCTCAAG taCAACGAATGAGCTAGTCGACAAGTTCAACACCGCATATGATAGGCACAGTCGAAGAGGTGGACGGACTGCTTATTTCTGA
- the LOC126607385 gene encoding putative disease resistance protein RGA3 isoform X2 translates to MADALISTLLEKLASTAYEYVAEEVKLVLNVKKEVEECSRNLKAIRAVLEDAEQRQVKEANVRDWLDNLKEISFDMVDVLDDWNGEILRQQVEKQEREGTSAVVAKKKVCFPVVPRCFCCGHVGRVIPRHKIAQEIKDLNERLTAIYKQRKMYNFQLIDKGIQKPQTSSFVDVSEIFGRETEKDSLVRKLVRDEEGRGLLIIPIVGMGGMGKTTLAQLAYNDANVNAHFKKKIWICVSEPFDVMKIAKKIIGDESIGSNELDTVLHRMSRSIEEEKFLLVLNDVWTEDSTQWDQLKVPLMRNSAEGSRILVTTRKERVASMMRSTTFTINLGELGEQHCLSIFNHMAFSNREADEDGVFGDISREIVKKCKGLALVAKTLGSLMRDKRTMKEWKDVLNSKIWDWNEVEEKVFRPLLLSYYDLIPIDRCCLLYCGIFPKDYELERDKLINLWMAQDYLDSEENKDKGIIGNIVFDNLVARSFFQDFKKDYSGKIIGCKMHDIVHDFVHFLTKKECLITEANQGANSEIEVLASKVRHLTLTYVPDGSNSLPTSCYNCKKLRTLAVFWSRSSLRCIDASLVLQLKCLRTLNLIGNSIKELPGEIGQLVHLRHLDLSGNELLEKLPDSICNLYNLYTLVICFRHSLSKLPRNMSKLINLRHLYVANYFGLEYLPKGIGRLTSLQTLDECRVFFGRNDEAFKFGDLRTLNNLRGSLNITFRGYLNDVSEVVELPLVDNKQIFNLRIECDVGGYVRFLPHMTPKSNLQILNALQPQEDLESLGIYGVVAPTWPKWLTCLNRLRFLTLGDCRNWETLPPLGKLPFLERLELLFMGRIEKVGGEFLGLEDDQAAFKSSSSVFPKLKDLCFERIWAWKKWEGVSGWTKEDSKFPTIMPCLSSLTIQDCPDLKTLPDFLSKIPLQNLTIKSCWTLYDRCTEASGEEWPKISHIQKIIRESRDEAKRVIM, encoded by the exons ATGGCCGATGCCCTTATCTCCACACTACTAGAAAAGTTAGCTTCAACGGCTTATGAATACGTAGCCGAAGAGGTGAAACTTGTTTTGAATGTTaagaaagaagttgaagaatgtTCTCGCAATCTAAAAGCAATTCGGGCTGTGCTTGAGGATGCAGAGCAAAGGCAAGTGAAAGAGGCCAACGTGAGAGACTGGTTGGATAATCTCAAGGAAATATCCTTCGACATGGTAGATGTGCTGGATGACTGGAACGGTGAGATTTTGAGGCAACAAGTGGAGAAGCAAGAAAGGGAAGGCACAAGTGCTGTTGTTGCTAAGAAAAAGGTATGTTTCCCTGTTGTCCCCCGTTGCTTTTGTTGTGGTCATGTTGGGCGGGTAATTCCTCGTCATAAAATCGCTCAAGAGATTAAGGATCTGAATGAGAGGTTAACTGCGATCTATAAGCAAAGAAAAATGTATAATTTTCAACTTATAGATaaaggcattcaaaaacctcaaaccTCGTCTTTTGTCGATGTATCTGAGATATTTGGCCGAGAAACAGAAAAGGATAGTTTGGTAAGGAAGTTAGTGCGTGACGAAGAAGGGAGGGGGCTCCTCATCATTCCTATTGTAGGGATGGGAGGAATGGGGAAGACAACTTTAGCCCAACTAGCCTATAATGATGCCAATGTGAATGcccattttaaaaagaaaatatggaTTTGTGTGTCAGAGCCTTTTGATGTCATGAAGATTGCAAAAAAGATTATTGGTGATGAGTCCATAGGTTCAAATGAGTTGGATACTGTCTTACACCGTATGTCTAGATCTATTGAGGAAGAAAAGTTTCTCCTAGTATTGAATGATGTGTGGACTGAAGACAGTACACAGTGGGACCAGTTAAAGGTACCACTGATGCGAAATAGTGCTGAAGGCAGTAGAATATTGGTCACCACAAGAAAAGAAAGGGTTGCTAGTATGATGAGATCAACCACTTTCACGATAAATCTTGGAGAGTTGGGTGAACAACATTGTTTGTCAATCTTCAATCACATGGCATTTTCTAATAGGGAAGCAGATGAGGATGGGGTGTTTGGAGATATTAGTAGGGAAATTGTAAAGAAGTGTAAGGGCTTGGCTCTTGTTGCAAAGACTTTGGGTAGTCTCATGCGCGATAAGAGAACAATGAAGGAATGGAAAGATGTTTTGAATAGTAAGATATGGGATTGGAACGAAGTGGAAGAAAAAGTTTTCCGACCACTACTTCTAAGTTATTATGATTTGATCCCTATAGATAGATGTTGCCTTTTATATTGTGGAATTTTTCCCAAAGATTACGAGTTAGAGAGGGATAAATTGATAAATCTTTGGATGGCACAAGATTATCTTGATTCGGAAGAGAATAAAGATAAGGGTATAATTGGCAACATTGTTTTTGATAACTTAGTTGCACGGTCGTTTTTCCAAGATTTTAAGAAAGATTATAGTGGTAAGATTATAGGTTGCAAAATGCATGATATTGTACATGACTTTGTGCACTTTCTCACCAAGAAGGAATGTTTGATTACGGAGGCTAATCAAGGTGCTAACAGTGAGATAGAGGTATTGGCCAGCAAGGTTCGCCATTTAACCTTAACATATGTTCCCGACGGTTCAAATTCACTTCCTACCTCATGTTACAATTGCAAAAAACTACGTACCCTCGCAGTTTTTTGGTCAAGATCATCACTGCGATGCATAGAcgcaagtttagttttgcaattGAAATGTCTTAGGACATTAAATTTGATTGGTAATTCCATTAAAGAACTTCCAGGGGAGATTGGTCAATTGGTACATTTGAGGCATCTTGATTTGTCTGGGAATGAGCTTTTGGAGAAATTACCGGACTCtatttgtaatttatacaatttGTATACCTTGGTCATTTGTTTTCGCCATTCACTTTCAAAATTGCCTCGTAACATGAGCAAGTTGATTAACTTAAGGCATCTTTATGTGGCAAACTATTTTGGTCTGGAGTACTTGCCAAAAGGGATAGGGAGATTAACAAGTTTGCAAACATTAGATGAGTGTCGTGTTTTTTTTGGTCGCAATGACGAAGCATTCAAATTTGGGGATCTGAGAACCTTGAACAACCTTCGGGGCAGTCTCAACATAACATTTAGGGGGTATTTGAATGATGTAAGCGAGGTTGTGGAACTACCATTGGTTGACAAcaaacaaatttttaatctcCGAATTGAATGTGATGTTGGGGGGTATGTGCGGTTTCTGCCCCATATGACTCCAAAGAGTAATCTTCAAATACTGAATGCCTTACAACCGCAAGAAGATCTGGAATCTTTAGGCATTTATGGGGTTGTGGCTCCCACCTGGCCGAAATGGTTGACGTGTTTAAACAGGTTGAGATTCCTTACTCTTGGTGATTGTAGAAATTGGGAAACTTTGCCTCCTCTTGGTAAATTGCCCTTCCTTGAAAGACTGGAGCTATTGTTTATGGGGCGTATAGAAAAGGTTGGTGGCGAATTTTTGGGACTAGAAGATGACCAAGCAGCATTCAAATCATCCTCCTCAGTATTCCCAAAACTGAAAGACCTCTGCTTTGAGCGGATATGGGCTTGGAAAAAGTGGGAAGGTGTGAGCGGGTGGACGAAAGAGGATTCTAAATTTCCTACAATCATGCCTTGTCTTTCTTCCTTGACTATTCAGGACTGTCCAGATCTAAAAACACTGCCAGACTTCCTCAGCAAAATACCACTTCAGAATCTTACCATCAAGTCTTGTTGGACACTTTACGATCGTTGCACAGAAGCCAGTGGAGAGGAGTGGCCTAAGATTTCTCACATCCAAAAAATCATCCG GGAATCTCGTGATGAAGCTAAAAGGGTGATCATGTAG